CGCCACGGGGGTCGGGACTTTGGACTGAAGGGCTGGCGCCATGCTCTAAAATTCTGTAATTAAACAAGTATTAGTAATCAGAAACATATCCTTGGCAGCACAATCAATTTAAAACGGCGACATACTCTGCAACAATATATTCTGGCTCTAACTCTTGTTCGGTTGGATCTAGCTCGTGTATAACTGGACCTGTAGGCGATGTGTTGACCTAGAAGAGAAAATGTTATTTGACGAAAAAGTTTCGGAAGCCACTTAGAAACTTGATTCTAGCTTTTCCCAGACACTACTTGTCCCAGCTGTTAAGGTAAGTATCGTAAGTTATGGATTCAAATCTTTCATCGGATCATCCTACCTTAACATTTGACATTTTGCTTTGTTTGGCTCTCTGACGATTGGGATCATCGATCATCAGAGGATATCGCCTTTTGACGGAAAGACCTCCTGCTCCTCCGTTCCTCGATGGTTGAACAAGTGTGACCAAGAAGTGGATCAGTTTGTTGACAATCTGTTGCTGCTTGATGTGCTTCTGCCTGAGCATTGCCAGCTCTCTCCACAGAGCTTCATTCTCTCGTTTCATCGTGCCCAACCTAGAGTCGAGGTGTTCCTGTCGACCACGCATGCTTCTTACTTCCGTCAACATTTTGTTCATAAGTTCTGGTTTTATTATGGGTTGCGCCGTATCTTGACTTTTGCTGGACGCTATCTGCAATTATCAGGTTCCAAAATTTGCAATGACTTAGCGGCTAGTGTACGATGTTAAaggtttgatattttcaatagaATTTGAGTGTAACAGATTTCTCAAGATATCGCCCAAGAATTGAACATGTACTTGTTAGATTAAAAACAGTGACATGACTTTAGATCAACaatgaaaacttttgaaaaatgaatatggaaaaaaacaaaactattACTTTTCGTTTGATATGCTCCAAGAGGCAAGGATGTCCTTTACAGAAATACTGATGTGcaaattccatttcatccTTGTCACACTTCAACCCTCCTAATTCAACGGATACTTTCTTGTGAAATCCATCTGTAAAAGTGCGCAAGCAACGTAgtgttgaatttaaaaatttttacatcatcGAATACcgtttatttcgaaaaaaatgtcactttCAGAGAAGTTTAAATTCTGTTTGAAATGTTTATTCACTAATAATAAATACGTACACATGTTAAGCTGCCGGACAAAACTTGCCATGTTGTTATGCTTGTAATAATGCGGCAGTAACTCTCGAGCAAACTGTGCCTGGTTGCGGATAAAAAAACTTGTTCCACTCTGTAATCACGCCAAAagagaataaattgattgacatttttatGTTGTTGAAGTTCGGTGTCGAACTGGAGCAATTTCACACAGGACTTGTagtattataaatttcaaagcttATTTGTGATAAAATGGCATGCAACTTTTGGAATCAGCAAGATCGTCTCATCAATATCAATAAGATTCTAAAATGTAAAATGGACTGCGCATACGATTCGAACAcaatgagaaattttgtttttgtttcttcaaatgaatcaaaatttaactTGAATTACTATTTCATGGAAAAAGTAATTTACAGTAACATAATTCACTTTCACCAGTCCAGACCATGCATAAATTTTACATAAGCAATGCGAAGTCAGGTCCAGAAGGCTTTGATCTGACGTACAAGTGCTTTTTCCTGTAGCGACTTTGTGAGTAACTTTCCTTACAAATACTGATAAAAGGAATGTAATTTGCTTCCctaatgaaattttgacgaaACTTTTGGTAAGCTGAATTACACGATATGACTCATTGATATAAAAAGGTATGTCCATAAACTTTTTCTATTGATCAAACTTATGCATGTGTAAATTGAAAGACACTGAAATGTATTGATTGTATCTGCAGAAGTTACATAAGTcatttattctttcttataTTCTTTACGAGCTATGCTATTGGTGCAATCGTCACATAACATgtattttttgcaataattacCTAACGAACGATTATGGAAGAAAATATGTGCAAAATATTggtggtaaaaattattttgggCCTGTATGTGTGTCAGTCAATGCAATAATGaacagatttcaaaaaataatcatcaatCTAATTTATATAACCGGTGATACCAGGTGAGAAATTTCCAATACTTTAGAATCGAAGTCCGTATTCACTCCAGATTCTAAAATGCAAGACGAGATTCAAAGCTGAAGTTAAAGTGAAATGAACCAAAATATTCTATTCGGCACAAAGTTGTTGTAATTGTGTGTGCTTTGATTTTGTCAAGAAATAAAACCTGTCTGCATGGAAGAGCAAATATTGACGTATGTACCTATTCCAAACATCATGGTTAAATGACAACAGGTTTGAAATTGGGCAAGAATTCACTAAAGTTTTGAtttcactttttaaattttttcttctctttttcttcttcacttcTTTTTTGTCCGTGAAATTAACATGCTAAACATGAGTTCCAATTTCGCAATGAGATACTGTTAAAAGGCTTTggaatatagaaaaaaatggaataatttcattctGCGCAAAATGCAGGAATGTATGTCAATAGgcgtaaattaaaaatgttgcATCATTTTGTCTAAACACGATTATAGACTCTTATATGGTCAATGAGGCGgatcattcaaaaatttccataatCAAATTCTGTACCAACTTGTCggtgtgcgtgtgtatgtacgtacgatAAGTTGGTTCTCATCATTGATGGAAGAGCGTACATTCGGAAACGTCAGATGCCGCCAAATTGTACGCAGTAACGAAGATCATGCTATTGCTGATGATATGTTATAAAACTTCGCGTACAACATAACTGAAGATTCGTAGTGTGTGATCAAAGTTTCCGATAATTCTATACCTGGACGGATAATTAGGAATATGAAAAACTTACGGGTGCCCAGCAAATAAGGTCGTCGGTTTCTGGATCCTCGACAAGTTTCCATAACTTGCCTAGAAACGCTGGAACGCTGGCACCAAGTTCCGTAATCGTGTGCATATTTCGTCTTATATTAAAACCTCGATAAACGCGAACTGCTACTGTAACTCTGAAGATTCTTGCAAGACAGTCCCAATTCACGATTCACAATAATGGCCGATGATGTTATTCTGCTACAGCCTACGGCCATGGAACACGAATCGCGAGAGGATAGGCGAAAACAAAATGGATGTCTCATAAGCGCGGcgtttatttaaaattgaatcattCTCTTGCGCACGCCGACCGAATGCCGACTGTGAATTTTATCATCTTACGATACTTGcgtggaattatttttaaataatataactTACGGCGATACAAGGGTCACCGTAATGATATTTGTCATGATCATTGAAACTCTGATGTCTGAagcaaataattattcaaaaggTTCGCGGATTTTTACTTTAACTTAATATTTAATGTTATAACTGAGCGaagttttattattcattattacgCTAGACGTGCAGAAGGTTGTATGATTgttttattcataaattttttacagccTCAATTTCAATGTATACAACGCTGATATATTATAATCATTCTATCAATTCTTACATCACATACAGCTGATTCAGCCTGCTGATCCTCTTTCCGTTACGTAAAACGGGTTGCCTTCGCTAAGGCGCAAGTCCGAAAATTATTCTCTACCAAAATCTTGCAAACTTGCgctcttctttcattttttttccaacgtgCTTTGAGTctgttcaacatttttctacaGTTCACTTTATCGTTCACTTTATCCAAATTTTACTCATCGtagaaaaatacaaagaagTCATAAGGCTTTGCTGACAAAATGTAGAGCCTATActaaaataatgaatatacaCTAAATTTTATCAAGATCACTTTCTACGAACATATTGtctctccaatttttttctcaatattttcacctcACAGACTTAATTTTACTGATATTGATAAATTTGCAAAGAAAAATGTCGCCAAGTTCAAACCTGCGTGGGTATTATCGTACATACACTGCCTAATGGCACCATTGAGAAAAACATATCGTCACAGTGAAGTGGATTATTCTTAACAGAGTTCAGTGAAATTCCTTTGACGGAAAGACTGTAGAGTTCGCACGGCGAGAAATAGTCATATTGCTAAGGTTAAACAGCCACAACCACATCTATAACCCGCGAACAGTTATTCGGTAATATGCGGGTaccgtgaataaaattttagagCCTGCAAGCCCACACGCTCGCCCAGCATCATCCGAACCCGTCGAAGAGCCCGAGAAATATAAACGTCGCGTCGTTAATGACCGCCCGTCCTTCCTGATTTCCAGCCGATTTTCAACGGGCTTGCGCGCTCAAATGGGCCTTATATCCACAATCATTCGACAGCCCTGATCACCCCCCATGTTGTATACACCTACCTACCTGTATTACGCGTTTCATGTAAATACACGAGTGGACGAATACGGTCAAAGGAAATTCTATAAAGCTATGACGACTCGggagaatttttcttcccaATTTGGCCACGGCAATGTTGGCTTTACAAAGACTAAGACATTTCTCATCAAACCATGCACTGAATCGGTACATTATGATTATATACTTAAaagaatttgtaaataattaaataattttcagcgCAAAACGATGAAAACTTGGTAATGTTAAAGATAGTAATTTGTAACGCAATCTCAACCGATAATTACGGCGGATCTCTCTTTGTACCGTAACTTACCGACACGCAATTATGAGGGCTTTATATGTTCAAACCACAGCTTTAAGATCTATATCGATCTAGATACAGATACCATCTCTGACTTTAATTCTTAActttgcattttcaatttcaacccGATTTCAAGTATAACCAACGTGATTCCATTAGCGAATCAGATTAGTTAATAACACCATTGTGAAACCAAACCttgaaaatcgattgaaataacctattatatttaataaatgtgtatttaaattaaaatgttATGTAATAGGAATTATTTCAATGACGCATAGTGATAATTAGCACGACCCACAACAACATAATTCTAGATCGAAGGAGACATCAATACGAGTAGATCATCGAAGTTCGTGAACCTGGACACCGCAAGGTTTGTAAATCAAGCTTAAGTCGAAAATCACGCAGTGAATCGAAGATTCTTCGCGACGTTCTTCGCAGAACGTACCAATGCccaaaaataaattctcgTTGATTTAGTATGagcttaaaatttttgaataagcAATTGTACGAGAAATTctatgcaaaatatttttcatcgagatGACATTATAATCAGATGCCCAACGAGAATTTatcgaagttgaaaaaaagtttgcatCTTTAAACATGTACTTTGAACACATTGCTGTACCATGTATAATACCGTTAtctttatttaaatattgaaattattaattaggaatttgaaaaaagtcgaataaTTCCTTCGTCATTATCAACTGAGATCGTGGAGCGCATTTTACAATTACAATATCCCATTGCAACTGAAGCGTAACAGAGAGACTCGTTGTTTTCCGGTTGAAATATGAGTATAGGAAATACATATTATCTCTACAATCATCCGACATAGAATTCGCGGTTCAGTACACTTCTGCTTTAATGCCCATAATAAAAACAGCAACCCATATAATACGACCGTTCCGAAGCCCACCATAGGTACAAATATGAATGAAACGAGCCCGCATAATCTGTAACACAACAGTTATGGGTCAAAACGAAGACGTGGGAATCTATTTCATATGAAACTTTAATGGCGATTTAATAGGTGGGGGTTCTGCGGCGGGACCACTCGCGGTTTCATGGTCGCGAAAGTTATAATAAGGGTTACAGAATCCAGTGAGACATTTGCTTGATAGTTGTCACCGAGCTAGGAACAGTGTTTCAACTAGACACTTGGACTCGAATAGTTTTTTCGTCATAAAAACTTCCCCTTCGTTTTCGttcattttgcaaaagaaattttttacgcaaTATCCCAATGCTCGAGACGGTAATTTTTACGGTTATATTTACTCGTCAATTAAACGCTTCGCACTAACGTCAAACGAGATGGCcactatttttttaatcgttaaCTATCGGGATAGCAAAACTGCAGTATCTTATCACCGCGTTTTTTCAGCCATGGAAAATCGTTCTTCTCTTCGGCCTGACTTTGGGCCTGGCTACCGGAAAACCAACCGACTCTTTTCACCGGAGGAAAAATGTCGAGAGTGCGTTAATCAGCAACGAACTTGATGATCGGACGAGCAATTCATCACGAAATTTACGATTCGGTGATCAGGAGCGGTACAGAGAAGGTCGACTCTCCGAGGCAGAGTTTTCATCCTACAACATTAAAGATCCCAACGTACGTACAATGTGCAAATTCTACGTTAAACCCGATTCGCCGAATAATTATCGCTCAAAACTATCGAACGTTAATATTGGATTAAATCTGCGATGCAGGGACCTGGAACCTACGCCTTTGGCTACGACAACGTCGTCGATGCAGAAGGTAACGAACAATTTCGCAACGAAGAAAAGCTCCGGAATGGAACGGTGCTCGGGGAATACGGCTACACCGATTACAAGAGCAAAAGAATCGTCCGTGTCACTTATTCGTCGGATATAAGAGGCTACAGGTATGAATTTCTGAATAATAGAAACCGCATTATTACGGCCACTATcggaattttgttattttcgaattcaaaTTCTTAGATAAAAATTGGCTTTGCTGGAATAAAAGcgtgtttgaataaaaataattgttacgGTAATTTGGTACAGggcttacaattttttaacttgCGGAAGGTTGATCGAGCTTGATCGAGCTTATTTTCATGCACCGAAAAGTAAATCTAGTGAAATTATCGTTCGACTTTTATTAATATCGTTTGCGAAAGCGATAATCTCAAATAATGTCCTGTGCATAAAACGGAAATTGAGAGAGTGCTTTAATTTTCCAGCTGTTTTTAGAAAACTGGGTAACGCGTACCCGAATCCCGCGTATTGTATCAATTATCAATGGCATATAATATGCTGTTGAACATCTCGTAAATCAAaaggaattaaaattttcagagcGAAGACGGAAGTGCTACCTCTAGACGacatttattaattattatccgCGTTCATGACGCGCTGTAATGAGAAGAATACTGCTCGAAGATACAGCGTAGAGGTGATTTTAGTCCGTTacgatatgtataataaattaacgaTTTCGTATGCCATTACTCAGCTGTCATATAATCGAAAATCTTTACGTGACTCCAATATGGTATAATAGATACTGTCTTTGCGTATAATGGGTTTTGAATCATCGGAGTTCTCGGTTCGACCCGCAACCCAcgtaaaaataagaatcgaACGTGTTTTATGACTTCGTTAGCATAACGATACAGAGTACGAAATTATCCTAACTATATCATGCAACGTTTGTTGCTTCGCGTCAAAAACCGTCTAAATTACAGTATCGTCGGACAACTcaaatattgatattaagCATATAAAGGAAGGCAAACAATGAACAATTATGGTGAGGCTCTTGAAATACGCGTATGTCACCGAGAAACTAAATGcaaatacaatatttgtttatataatatttgcTGTCACTCATACCCACACGTAACACAAGTGTTAAAGacgtggtgaaaatttttttgtcctgtaaatatctatttttagatttttccaGTGAAAACTACAGCGAAGTCTCGGATTTTTCAATGTAACTACATATAATCATTCAAACGCATTCTttgttgtttttgaattttctatgCATTCGTTACCCCTATAATTTCATGATGAGCAATCcaattttacttcatttttatacaaatctCTGTACCCATGAACATCAGAGAAAGATATTACGTAGAGCAGAGCTTGTCTTTGGAGAAGTTCAACTGAATTATCTACAGAAATTAACGCCAGGTTTCAACgcctttatttattacacatccctaaaaaatttaatataataggtataggtatgcaTGTTCACGTAATTATTATCTGAAATTATTATCGAATAAATTTATGATAAGACGTAAACCGATGtgcattttgttttatttttctgcctATACCAAAATGGAGTACTGTCAATGACAGGGTTTACGGTTAACGCCGTTAGGTCGTTCTTCAAGTCCGTTGcggttgtaaatttttatgagaataaattatcatcggTCTCAATTCTGCGATAATTTTACGAGCTGATTTTCTcgcaagaaaaagaaaaatacaaccCCAGTGATCTGCGACGTAAGAAAAATCAGCGCAGAATTGGACAAGTGAGCGAGAAATACCAAGCTGAAATTAATTGTACAATGTTTTGTCGAGAACCAACGCGCTGCTCGAGGCTTGACCAACGTCAATTGGGATCAGAAATATCGAGTAACGTCGGCACGGACGAAATCCGGAGCAAAAGCCCCCCTGAAATACCGGGAAAACGTGCGTAACAGGGGTGAAAAACGATGGAGAGAGTGCAGCAGAGCTCAGAAATCGCCCCTAATTCCATCAGGGGTGAAATGAACAGCCGTCTGAGCCTCCAGTTGAATCAGGGGGCCTTTTACAGCCGAAGAAAGTGCGAGAATTTCAGCGACAGATCACCGACGACGGGGGAGtcgacggaagtcgaagacgACGAGCCCGAGGACGATTACACCGACGAACAATTGAACAACTCTAAGGATCCAGGCCCTACTCAAAGGCCCATGATTTGCGGCCTCTGCCATTTGGCACCGGGTGTTGCTGGTGTTGCCGGCGTTTCCACAAACCCGGGACCAATGCTCACGTGCACCCAGGGCCATCTTCTTTGTCAGCAGTGTCTTCACCGTTATACGGTTTGTTCCGGTTCGTGTAAATAATTTAGTCTCACATTTCTTCACCTTCTATATTTCATAACATGAGTATTCGTGGCGATGAATTACCTCTCCGGAGAGAACGGATTTTCTTCTTAAATAAGTACTGTTGTAGCATTCTCTTGAGCTTTCTACTATTATACGTAGTATACTTGAGgatgcaattttcaatttttagggGAGGGGGGTCATTGGTAGGCTAAATGCAGAATTTAAACCAGGGGGTCGGATTATTATgttatttcacttttcacatttcccaCCATCCAAGCATGCTAATCAGAATGCATGGATGGtgggaaatgtgaaaagtgaaataatataataatctcGACCCAGATTCTGCAATAGCTTCGAGCGCCATGTTGAAATTATGAGGGAATTCGTATTTGTCGAATAACTCGTCcgttttcaacttttgacTATAAGAAATGGTCATAACTGAACTTGGAAGATGTTTAATACTCTAGAAGTTTGGTCGTAACAATGTTTTGTCCATACGATCGATGTTTACCGACTTGAAACATAAATTCAACATGGCGCTCGAAGCTATTGCAGAATCTGGTAAAAATTGTGGTTTTAGACTAACAATGGACCCCCCCAAATGGTTGGCAAAAGAGAATAGCGGTatagaaaaattgcaaattcaGGGGTCCTTTGTTGTACAAAGCGACTGGACTAACTAccttttgtcaaattttcaagtgTAAAACGGAAGTGGATGCGCTAGCGAATCAATTTCCTATATATCACATTGTTAGACATAGGCTGTGTGGTGTGCGGAGCAGATCTTTACGCGTCGACGGCAAGCTGCTATCGAATAACGCGTCAGACGAACGTGCAATCATCGTCGGGCGATCCCCGGGGGGTCCAGGTGATCCGGAAGTCGACGCGATCGTCCGCCCCGGGCGATGAGGCGGAATATCAGTCGAAGAATCGGtctcgaaatttcaacgatattgGGAGAACGGGGCCAGCAATTCTTGGAAGCAATTCGCGCTGCACAACGGGATATAATTCCGGATGGGAGGGAGATTCGGGAGACGTGGGTCAGCCCTTGGCCAACGTCGGTTTTTCGCGACTTCACCCTCGCCAACAGCGAAGTTGTTGCAGCATGGCGAGAGGCGGCGACGCTGATCTGGAGCCGGAAGTTCGTCAGAGAATCGGGAGCTTCCCCGGGGATACAGGCAACGGAAACGTCGCCCTGATTCACACCGAGTGTTCCCGAAGGCCCATCAGGTGCCCAAGACTAGACTGCGCCGTCAACGTCGCGTTTTCCGCCCTTACTCATCACTTCCTCTTCGATCATCCCGAGGTTCCGATCCTGAGCGTTGAACCTGAAGCCAAAAGCACCCTCATCGTCAGCTTCGCCTCTCTGTCCTGCGACTCGAGTCGCTGTCTTGCCTTGCTTTTAGTTTCCGGTAAACTGACGTAAGTTTCTTCTCCGTAATTTTCTATGGACATTGGACATGGTTTCTGTCGATTAAAATCAATCCCCTAGCCCTTATGGTCATCGACCGATATCCCTGTAATCAATggtttccttcttttttccttgGCAATACCACAAGAGGTGCAGCGGCCAGATTATTCAACGGAAGTCAGATCCAGCCGAGGTACCGCAACAGGCTTCCGCTTCCGGTTTTGGCCGCGCGACTCCATTGGTCGAGTCAAAATCCTTGCGAGGACGACGGAAACTCTCACGGCGAAGAGCAAAGTCAGGGTGATATCGTAATCGCTTGGGTTGCCGGTCTGGATGTAGGGGACGCAACGACTGGCACTTTGCGATGCAGTATTGAAGTATTATTATCGcacagaaaatcaaaaattgtctattcattttattcgccAATTTTAACATCATCGAAGGAACGGAAACGCGTTATTCAATTTCCCCttattcttatttcatttcaaaatataagaCTTGTCGccaaaacaaaattaaactgAAAATTCTCACGTCCAACGATGTATCTCTCCATCATCTTCTTCGCTGTCTgcctttttttcatctaatatgtatatatatacacacattagatgaaaaaaagatatataatatatatgtacctacCAATAATCGTTTTGTAAACTTTCAAGGTAGTCGACGGTAACGACGACGGTGGTCTGCGATCGTTGACCTATACGGGGCCCGTAAATTCTCTGCGAACAGCGCAACGTCCACGGGAAGTTTTCGCGACCGGTGACTGCGTAATTTTGCACCAAGGCTTCATTGACCACATTACATCCGGCTCCACCAGCCTCAATGTAAACGTGACCGTGCACTGATCGAAAATGAAAGCACATCGGGCCCATAAAAACGACGGCTCATTTGTATCGTCCCATGTATTAGAAGAGATCATTTGATGATTAGAAagtatacataaaataaataaacaaataaattatgacAAAACACATTGCTATAATAGTAACATTGCTATATATTTCTAACTGCCAGTGGGATAGTACGTAAATGTTTCATAACGTTAtatcattaatattaataataataataataataataataatattattattattatcaaggTGGACGAACGTAAACGCAGATTTCAGATTTTCGAATAATCCTCCGAATAATtaatgatatattatataataacttttttttccatatttttttgctttgcAATACAACGGCTGTCAAAATAAtcaatatgtatattgtgtatatgtatacaaatatatacatatatctatatatacatatacatacatgtatatatctatacacacacacactgtatatatgtgtatataaaaaaagtgTAAGAATACAACAATaacgtataattaatttagTGGGGTTtatagatttgaaaaaaaattttccccactaaatataattaatcatttgatataattataattaatatttattatcattaattaacGTTGAATTATAGGCTAGTCATTGCAGGGGGACGAGCGTATGCCTTGGGAATAAAACCATACTTGCGAGTTTTCGGTGCATACGCCCACAGCCATCCATCCACAGTCTGATTAGCTAGATCTGCATAAATCCAGTCAGCTCTTCTCACTGAGAGGTCGTCCGGTGCTTGTGCTTTATAATCGTAAAGAACCACTAGTTCTGTGCCACTCGTTTCGTCGCGGAAATCTCTAACATCCTTCTGCTGCAACGGTTCGCTACCAGTTACATTCGCGTTGCCTGTTCCTGTTTTgaatatcaatgaaaaaaattgacaagtaAGTTCATTAACAAACTCtggaataaaattagaattgacgttaattcaaaaataataaagtaaagaCGAACCTAAATTGTGAGGATCTGTCAAGTTGTTGGCATGGAGAATATGTCCAGGGTAGACAAAACCTGACGGTACAAAGCCTTCGTTGCCATCACAATGTCGAAGTACCCAAAACCAGTCTGGATCATCACGGTTTAGAACAGTGACAAACTCGCCTCGTTCAACGCTCACATCGTTTTCGTCGCGTGCCACAAATGTGTACAGTACTATATATCTTCCTGCCGATGGATCCTAAGttttatatgtacacatacatttATTTGATATCATGAGTTCACACAGGCAAGGACACGGTACAACCTGTCGATGAATTcctcaaaataaaattattagaGAATTATTCCTTTTAATTCTCAAGCTATGCTTTGGTCAAAAATCACACTGTACGAGccctgataaaaaaaacttcgaaGTTTCTTATCACTTTAGTCTTTTCAAACCTTAACAGTTCAATTCTCAATCAAGAATTATGGGACCATTGAAATGGAAAAGCCTCGAAGTCTCTTCATTCGAGAGATTCATCATTCAGGTGCAGTGGTCACTTTATATCAAAAGtaacatttcaaaaatattttactatacCTTGAAGAACGGGTGCACATCTGGCTGTGAAGATGTACTCTGCAGAGAGTTTTGAGATTGAGCAACATTGCATCTATTTATGGTAGCATCCGTTGTGGTAATATTGTGTCGAATATAGCTATCGCTGTCAGAAGTGGATCCGGTATCTGTTTGCTGTATCTCGTGCAGGATTTGAGATCGAGAAATGTTCGGTGAATCAATATCGTTTTCATTGGAACGAGGGAGTTTTTTCTTGACATTATTTAAGGTTGCAAGCGTCGACTCAGCCAGCTGTGACGCGTAAGGGGCACAGTAAGAGTGCGGCACAAATCCCTCCATTCGAGTATCTGCCGCAATGACATAGACCCAGTCGTTCTCTCTGTACAAAATATTCACCACCTATAACACATTGCAAATGTTACTTATGGTTTCgtggggtaaaaaaattggtgcACATTTGCGACAATATCGATTCCATATTACATTCAAGTTCAGTGTACAACACTTGTCTCGCCTAAACATACCTTAACTCTAGAGTCATTctttgagaagaaaataagggttctaaattaaaaaattatcacagaGAAACGCTAACCTGACCCCGCTTGACTTGAAGCTCGTCGTCCACGCAGGGTGTGAAATCATGAACGATCACCATTTTGCTGTCCGGCGAAAGTCCGTTCTCCTTTTCGATTCCAACTCTGACTAGCGTCTCGATACTTGCACTCCCCGTTATTCTTCCTGGAGGCAGAGGGACTCTGGCCCCAAGTCCAACCCCCCCGGGTCCTCCACCGCCTCCATCTTTCTCCAAACTAAAGTTATG
The Neodiprion fabricii isolate iyNeoFabr1 chromosome 1, iyNeoFabr1.1, whole genome shotgun sequence DNA segment above includes these coding regions:
- the LOC124174344 gene encoding uncharacterized protein LOC124174344, which produces MARGGDADLEPEVRQRIGSFPGDTGNGNVALIHTECSRRPIRCPRLDCAVNVAFSALTHHFLFDHPEVPILSVEPEAKSTLIVSFASLSCDSSRCLALLLVSGKLTGAAARLFNGSQIQPRYRNRLPLPVLAARLHWSSQNPCEDDGNSHGEEQSQGDIVIAWVAGLDVGDATTGTLRCSIEVVDGNDDGGLRSLTYTGPVNSLRTAQRPREVFATGDCVILHQGFIDHITSGSTSLNVNVTVH
- the LOC124174341 gene encoding SH3 domain-containing protein Dlish translates to MAFLCPVRIRRGKKKKPGTHNFSLEKDGGGGGPGGVGLGARVPLPPGRITGSASIETLVRVGIEKENGLSPDSKMVIVHDFTPCVDDELQVKRGQVVNILYRENDWVYVIAADTRMEGFVPHSYCAPYASQLAESTLATLNNVKKKLPRSNENDIDSPNISRSQILHEIQQTDTGSTSDSDSYIRHNITTTDATINRCNVAQSQNSLQSTSSQPDVHPFFKDPSAGRYIVLYTFVARDENDVSVERGEFVTVLNRDDPDWFWVLRHCDGNEGFVPSGFVYPGHILHANNLTDPHNLGTGNANVTGSEPLQQKDVRDFRDETSGTELVVLYDYKAQAPDDLSVRRADWIYADLANQTVDGWLWAYAPKTRKYGFIPKAYARPPAMTSL
- the LOC124174343 gene encoding uncharacterized protein LOC124174343 produces the protein MLETPWKIVLLFGLTLGLATGKPTDSFHRRKNVESALISNELDDRTSNSSRNLRFGDQERYREGRLSEAEFSSYNIKDPNGPGTYAFGYDNVVDAEGNEQFRNEEKLRNGTVLGEYGYTDYKSKRIVRVTYSSDIRGYRAKTEVLPLDDIY